In Hippoglossus stenolepis isolate QCI-W04-F060 chromosome 20, HSTE1.2, whole genome shotgun sequence, the following are encoded in one genomic region:
- the si:ch211-140l13.3 gene encoding centromere protein J isoform X1, which yields MWTVCVSAQTELRLWNRSLLLTRRIVSTQKTKTVSFFNGDMKHVLEDGKVVRSQFDSVRSVWMLCVHASPDRTCVLQVYYYASAQITHTTHPSGLEILHFPNKQIEKRHPGGRREIVFPDQTIKSLEPDGSERTIFSDGTIVLVSPSGEKMIDFPSGEREVHTPQFKRREYPDGTVRTTYPDGRQQTKYTSGRVREKIRVTQSE from the exons ATGTGGACggtttgtgtctctgctcagacgGAGCTTCGTCTGTGGAACAGAAGCCTCCTGCTGACGAGGAGGATCGTCTCCacccagaaaacaaaaaccGTCTCGTTCTTCAACGGAGACATGAAACACGTTTTAGAAGACGGGAAAGTGGTGAGATCTCAGTTTGACTCCGTTAGGTCTGTTTGGATGCTTTGTGTTCACGCTTCACCCGATCGAACGTGTGTGTTACAGGTGTATTATTATGCCAGTGCACAGATTACACACACCACCCACCCAAGTGGCCTGGAGATCCTTCACTTCCCCAACAAGCAGATCG AGAAGCGACACcctggagggagaagagagatcGTATTTCCAGACCAGACCATCAAGTCTTTGGAGCCCGACGGCAGCGAGAGGACGATCTTCAGCGACGGCACCATCGTTCTCGTTTCACC GTCCGGTGAGAAGATGATCGATTTCCCCAGCGGTGAGAGAGAAGTCCACACTCCTCAGTTTAAGAGGAGAGAGTATCCTGACGGGACGGTTCGGACCACCTACCCCGACGGGCGCCAGCAAACCAAGTACACATCAGGCCGAGTGCGAGAAAAGATCAGAGTCACTCAATCTGAATAA
- the si:ch211-140l13.3 gene encoding centromere protein J isoform X2 — protein MWTVCVSAQTELRLWNRSLLLTRRIVSTQKTKTVSFFNGDMKHVLEDGKVVYYYASAQITHTTHPSGLEILHFPNKQIEKRHPGGRREIVFPDQTIKSLEPDGSERTIFSDGTIVLVSPSGEKMIDFPSGEREVHTPQFKRREYPDGTVRTTYPDGRQQTKYTSGRVREKIRVTQSE, from the exons ATGTGGACggtttgtgtctctgctcagacgGAGCTTCGTCTGTGGAACAGAAGCCTCCTGCTGACGAGGAGGATCGTCTCCacccagaaaacaaaaaccGTCTCGTTCTTCAACGGAGACATGAAACACGTTTTAGAAGACGGGAAAGTG GTGTATTATTATGCCAGTGCACAGATTACACACACCACCCACCCAAGTGGCCTGGAGATCCTTCACTTCCCCAACAAGCAGATCG AGAAGCGACACcctggagggagaagagagatcGTATTTCCAGACCAGACCATCAAGTCTTTGGAGCCCGACGGCAGCGAGAGGACGATCTTCAGCGACGGCACCATCGTTCTCGTTTCACC GTCCGGTGAGAAGATGATCGATTTCCCCAGCGGTGAGAGAGAAGTCCACACTCCTCAGTTTAAGAGGAGAGAGTATCCTGACGGGACGGTTCGGACCACCTACCCCGACGGGCGCCAGCAAACCAAGTACACATCAGGCCGAGTGCGAGAAAAGATCAGAGTCACTCAATCTGAATAA